A stretch of the Aminipila terrae genome encodes the following:
- a CDS encoding DUF4125 family protein produces MRFSQYSAWNDFMIKSYGQDIEEAIKQGRNLVMEKYAFMMEFTNPQYYKSELEPHLPVIDLETMNMVEEIAWYMVDCEKEIAAKYPKLANSGRPIEARGDITGFTSVETYAKGELKTYSKNTLRLYLDYVRENRAAGKNLALKVQEEMVKMYGYASIEDAENKL; encoded by the coding sequence ATGCGCTTCAGCCAATATAGCGCATGGAATGATTTCATGATAAAAAGCTATGGACAAGACATAGAAGAGGCCATAAAACAGGGCAGAAACCTAGTTATGGAAAAATATGCGTTTATGATGGAATTTACAAATCCCCAATATTATAAAAGTGAGCTTGAGCCCCATTTGCCTGTTATAGACTTAGAAACCATGAATATGGTAGAAGAAATAGCATGGTATATGGTGGACTGTGAAAAAGAAATCGCCGCTAAATATCCTAAATTGGCTAATTCTGGAAGACCCATTGAAGCCAGAGGTGACATCACAGGATTTACGTCAGTTGAAACTTATGCAAAGGGTGAATTAAAAACTTATTCAAAAAATACTCTTAGGCTTTATTTAGATTATGTCAGAGAAAACAGAGCTGCAGGAAAAAACCTTGCTTTAAAGGTGCAGGAGGAAATGGTAAAAATGTATGGATATGCATCCATAGAAGATGCAGAAAATAAGTTGTAG
- a CDS encoding tetratricopeptide repeat protein, translated as MDDDMDLNLFFQELDLIFKTGNIKEAEQLVLRWMEKAQKEGNIPAILAISNELGGIYRVTSRFEEGKNAYSIAVQAVKLLNLENTEQHGTTLLNLASVYAASKNNHEALRLYEQAAGIFEKCGLSNDYRLAALYNNISHVYDELNELDKAELNAEKSLRIIETLPDFPVEMATTCTSLACIYLKQKRYQEAERNLFTAEQIFKKQQGKLDPHYAATLSAMGELYYYTGNYVLSIDYFEKALEMIRVNYGENISYASTCRNIAQIYEAIGNPSKKDEYNLLAAQVEERINKI; from the coding sequence TTGGATGATGATATGGATTTAAATTTGTTTTTTCAGGAACTGGATTTGATTTTTAAAACAGGGAACATTAAAGAAGCTGAGCAACTTGTATTAAGGTGGATGGAAAAGGCCCAGAAGGAAGGTAATATCCCTGCAATCCTTGCTATTTCTAATGAATTAGGTGGAATATACAGAGTAACAAGCAGGTTTGAAGAAGGTAAAAATGCGTATTCCATTGCTGTTCAAGCGGTTAAGCTGTTAAATTTGGAAAATACGGAGCAACATGGAACTACTCTGCTAAACCTGGCCAGTGTATATGCAGCTTCTAAAAACAATCATGAGGCCCTGAGGTTATACGAGCAGGCGGCAGGAATCTTTGAAAAATGTGGATTAAGCAATGATTACAGGCTGGCAGCATTATATAATAATATAAGCCATGTTTACGATGAGTTAAATGAATTGGATAAAGCAGAGCTTAATGCAGAAAAGTCTTTAAGAATTATAGAAACCCTGCCTGATTTTCCTGTGGAGATGGCTACTACGTGCACCTCACTAGCCTGTATATATTTAAAGCAGAAGCGATATCAGGAAGCTGAGCGCAACCTGTTTACCGCAGAGCAGATATTTAAAAAGCAGCAGGGAAAGTTAGATCCCCATTATGCAGCAACCTTAAGTGCTATGGGTGAGTTATATTATTATACCGGCAATTATGTTCTGTCAATTGATTATTTTGAGAAGGCCCTGGAAATGATACGGGTTAATTACGGAGAAAATATATCGTATGCTTCAACTTGCAGGAATATAGCACAAATATATGAGGCCATAGGTAATCCGTCCAAAAAAGATGAATATAACCTGCTTGCAGCACAGGTGGAAGAAAGGATAAATAAAATATGA
- a CDS encoding DUF4037 domain-containing protein, with protein MTGLELSKAYYEAFGRSMIHNQFPEYEKYAAVGLIGEGSECLGFDDEVSEDHDFGPGFCIWLPEEIYKVVGTQMQKAYENLPKTFENKYRMETFEGKGRVGVFSINEFYKKYTGCSGTPQNNVEWMLIPETSLCTAVNGKVFEDPLGQFSVIRNELLNFYPKDIFLKKIVARMAVMSQAGQYNYGRCMKRGEFAAAYLACSEFIKAAVSAVYLLNRKYMPFYKWMFRGMINLENLRDVKEMSEQLILIPDVPENTLKKLELIEDICIKIREELNRQEIVRGTDNFLQNHCYEVMNSISDAKIRSLPVIYDCR; from the coding sequence ATGACAGGATTGGAATTATCAAAGGCTTACTATGAGGCTTTTGGCAGAAGTATGATACACAATCAATTTCCTGAATATGAAAAGTATGCAGCGGTAGGACTCATTGGTGAGGGCTCTGAATGCCTGGGTTTTGATGATGAAGTGTCAGAGGACCATGATTTTGGACCTGGATTTTGTATTTGGCTTCCAGAAGAAATATATAAAGTCGTAGGCACTCAGATGCAGAAAGCATACGAAAATCTACCTAAAACTTTTGAAAACAAATATCGAATGGAAACCTTTGAGGGGAAAGGACGAGTTGGAGTATTCAGTATAAATGAATTTTATAAAAAATACACTGGCTGCTCTGGAACTCCTCAAAATAATGTTGAGTGGATGCTTATTCCTGAAACCAGTTTATGTACAGCAGTAAATGGAAAAGTCTTTGAAGATCCATTAGGACAGTTTTCAGTTATTAGAAATGAGTTATTGAACTTTTATCCAAAAGATATATTCCTGAAGAAAATTGTTGCCAGAATGGCAGTGATGTCTCAGGCAGGGCAGTATAATTATGGCCGCTGTATGAAGAGAGGGGAATTTGCTGCTGCTTATCTGGCTTGCAGCGAATTTATAAAGGCTGCAGTTTCAGCCGTTTATCTATTAAACAGGAAGTATATGCCCTTTTATAAATGGATGTTCAGAGGTATGATTAATCTTGAAAATCTTAGAGATGTAAAAGAAATGTCTGAACAACTCATATTGATTCCTGATGTCCCAGAGAATACTCTGAAGAAGCTGGAACTCATTGAAGATATATGTATTAAAATCAGAGAAGAATTAAACAGACAGGAAATTGTAAGAGGTACAGATAATTTCCTGCAGAATCACTGTTATGAAGTTATGAATTCAATTTCTGATGCTAAAATCAGAAGCTTACCTGTTATTTATGACTGCAGGTAA
- a CDS encoding transglycosylase domain-containing protein — protein sequence MFLAGLCLLGTIVLGVLTVTIIIDAPKINPNNIYSLLSESSTLYDDQGKVIDNLTSFSAEGTRTNVEYSELPKNLVDAFVALEDKTFWDHHGFNFVRIIGAIKDSFTTGKISGTSTITQQLARNLYLSETKSERTLTRKIKEAYYTILLEKHLTKEEIIEAYLNTIYLGYNSYGVQAASQAYFGKDVSDLDLLECAALASLPQAPDSYALIKKIYPENIANPNDKDILLKGDVFYYVYNDISENRRETCLDLMKEQDRISDSELSDALAENLKDHLKPNPSSGSDISSYFADYVVKQVVDSLVNESGKSEEEANQMIYTGGLQIYTTMNSDMQKIAENEFSKNSNFPGVAHLKKDNSGNIINDARNILLYNYNNYIKPDGSFVLNSDEYKRNSDGSLTIYKGKRLIICNIEAQGKTDHSLQFKNMYTIDDGVFYIIKGGVVSIPSKYKTRDEDGNLVISSKLFEEMPKVFKSTSKGLVISSDYNSLGEKVVQPQSAMVISDPSNGAIKAMVGGRNNLGRLLFNRATTGTRQPGSSIKPISVYGPALQASADAVKNGTTMKFSDSVGVSKLFGDYFTAASVIDDSPLMIQGKQWPKNWYSGYKGLCTLRTSIEQSINVNAVRIFQQLGVQKSLAFLKNVGISTVVESGGANDLNAAALALGGMTKGISPLEMSAAYSTFVNDGKYSEPMAFTKVTNNKGEVLIENSPKTKQVMDPGVAFIMRDLLQSVVTHGIGSKAAISNQPVGGKTGTTTDNYDAWFVGFTPQYSAALWIGNDVNIELSQGSAAAAKLWSNIMGKVCAHIPRGTYHSKPSNVISVTIDTKSGKLPSSLSSLDPRGTVRSEYFIKGTEPKSTDNVHTYVTVCSDTGYLATPSCPSTRKVVGVKRPYTVNPVVGDISYEVPHSYCPVHNPDPSKYPVSSSGKNYNFNGGQPSQDNPDSNGTIPDNTGNNGNNPDGTTTPPANNTSPGNGNGNNGNGNGNGNGNTDENGNSTVPDWLIPH from the coding sequence TTGTTTTTAGCCGGATTATGTTTATTAGGTACGATTGTTTTAGGTGTTCTAACAGTTACAATCATTATTGATGCCCCTAAAATTAATCCCAACAACATTTATTCCCTACTGAGTGAAAGTTCCACACTGTATGATGATCAGGGAAAAGTCATCGATAACCTGACGTCATTTTCTGCAGAGGGTACCAGAACAAATGTTGAGTACAGTGAACTACCAAAGAACTTGGTAGATGCCTTTGTAGCTCTTGAAGATAAAACCTTCTGGGACCATCATGGCTTTAACTTTGTTCGTATAATCGGAGCTATTAAAGATAGTTTCACTACAGGGAAAATAAGCGGAACCAGTACTATTACACAACAGCTGGCAAGAAATTTGTACTTATCGGAGACAAAGTCAGAACGTACTTTGACACGAAAAATTAAAGAAGCCTATTACACCATATTATTAGAGAAGCACTTAACTAAGGAAGAGATTATTGAAGCATACCTTAATACAATATATCTGGGATATAATTCTTATGGAGTTCAGGCAGCTTCACAGGCCTATTTTGGAAAAGATGTAAGCGATCTGGATTTATTAGAATGCGCTGCTCTGGCATCACTGCCACAGGCACCAGATTCCTATGCACTTATAAAGAAAATATATCCTGAAAACATTGCTAATCCTAATGACAAGGATATTCTGCTTAAAGGCGATGTCTTTTACTATGTATACAATGACATATCGGAAAACAGACGAGAAACTTGTCTGGATCTTATGAAAGAACAGGATCGTATTTCAGATTCCGAACTTTCAGATGCCTTAGCGGAAAATCTGAAAGACCACCTGAAACCAAATCCAAGTTCAGGATCAGATATTTCTTCTTATTTTGCGGATTATGTTGTTAAGCAGGTAGTAGATTCTCTTGTTAATGAATCCGGTAAATCAGAAGAAGAAGCAAACCAGATGATTTATACAGGCGGTCTGCAGATTTATACCACCATGAATTCCGATATGCAGAAAATTGCAGAAAATGAATTCTCTAAAAACAGCAATTTCCCAGGAGTTGCCCATCTAAAAAAGGATAACAGCGGAAATATCATAAATGATGCAAGAAACATCCTGCTGTACAATTATAATAATTATATTAAGCCAGATGGCAGTTTTGTACTTAATTCAGATGAATATAAAAGAAATTCAGATGGGTCTTTAACCATATATAAAGGCAAACGATTAATTATCTGTAACATAGAAGCTCAGGGAAAGACAGATCATAGCCTGCAGTTTAAAAATATGTACACTATTGACGACGGAGTATTTTATATTATAAAAGGTGGCGTTGTATCCATTCCTTCCAAATATAAAACCAGAGATGAGGACGGTAATCTGGTTATCTCCAGTAAATTATTCGAAGAAATGCCAAAGGTGTTTAAATCCACATCAAAGGGTTTAGTTATATCCAGCGACTACAATTCCCTAGGAGAAAAAGTGGTGCAGCCTCAGTCAGCAATGGTTATATCCGATCCATCCAATGGAGCGATTAAAGCTATGGTAGGAGGGCGAAATAATCTTGGAAGACTACTGTTTAACAGAGCAACAACCGGCACCAGACAGCCTGGATCTTCTATTAAACCTATATCCGTTTATGGGCCTGCTCTTCAGGCTTCTGCCGATGCAGTAAAAAACGGTACAACTATGAAGTTCAGTGATAGTGTGGGGGTTTCGAAACTATTTGGCGATTATTTCACAGCCGCCAGTGTTATCGATGATTCTCCACTTATGATTCAGGGTAAGCAGTGGCCGAAGAACTGGTATTCCGGTTACAAAGGTTTATGTACATTAAGGACTTCTATAGAGCAATCTATAAACGTCAATGCAGTAAGGATATTCCAGCAGCTCGGTGTTCAAAAAAGTCTGGCCTTCCTTAAGAATGTCGGCATTTCCACGGTGGTAGAATCTGGAGGTGCCAATGACTTAAATGCAGCAGCACTGGCCCTTGGTGGTATGACAAAGGGTATTTCTCCTCTTGAAATGTCAGCTGCTTACAGCACTTTTGTAAACGATGGTAAATACTCAGAACCAATGGCCTTCACAAAGGTTACCAATAACAAAGGTGAAGTTCTGATAGAAAATTCTCCAAAGACCAAGCAGGTCATGGATCCAGGTGTAGCCTTTATCATGCGTGATCTTCTGCAAAGTGTTGTAACCCATGGTATTGGTTCCAAAGCTGCTATTTCAAATCAGCCTGTTGGCGGTAAAACCGGTACTACAACGGATAATTACGATGCCTGGTTTGTTGGATTTACTCCTCAGTATTCTGCTGCATTGTGGATTGGTAATGATGTGAACATTGAGCTCAGTCAGGGAAGTGCAGCTGCTGCGAAACTCTGGAGCAATATCATGGGTAAGGTATGTGCACATATTCCAAGAGGAACATATCACTCCAAACCAAGCAATGTAATCAGTGTTACAATTGATACAAAGAGTGGCAAGTTACCTTCTTCCCTGAGTTCACTGGATCCTAGGGGTACGGTAAGGTCGGAATATTTCATTAAGGGAACTGAGCCGAAATCTACAGATAACGTTCATACTTATGTAACAGTATGCTCAGACACAGGATATCTGGCAACACCATCCTGTCCTTCAACCAGAAAAGTAGTAGGAGTTAAACGTCCTTATACAGTTAATCCAGTTGTAGGTGATATTAGTTATGAAGTACCTCATAGCTATTGCCCTGTTCATAATCCGGATCCTTCGAAATACCCGGTAAGTTCCAGTGGCAAGAACTACAACTTTAACGGTGGTCAGCCATCGCAGGATAATCCGGATTCAAACGGTACAATACCTGACAACACAGGCAATAATGGTAATAATCCGGATGGCACTACCACACCACCTGCAAATAATACCTCTCCAGGAAACGGTAATGGAAATAATGGTAATGGTAATGGTAATGGCAACGGAAATACCGATGAAAATGGAAACAGCACAGTTCCAGACTGGTTGATTCCTCATTAA
- a CDS encoding HutP family protein: MYDSVDVARAAIALAITPNRTEEEKMIEELAQKNIKAAAVDIGGDIINATHIVIERAIFIARKSGIIKEEHVQDGAVAGAAREAQAQIIAKAVGLNGGGKIAICRSDEHVTVCIFMSIGMMYLNEVVVGLGHRTIPAIKN; the protein is encoded by the coding sequence ATGTATGACAGTGTAGACGTTGCCAGGGCTGCTATAGCATTAGCTATTACGCCAAACCGTACAGAAGAAGAAAAAATGATTGAAGAACTGGCTCAAAAGAATATTAAGGCTGCCGCTGTAGATATTGGTGGTGATATTATAAATGCTACACATATTGTTATAGAAAGAGCGATATTTATAGCAAGAAAATCAGGGATTATAAAAGAAGAGCATGTACAGGACGGTGCTGTTGCAGGAGCTGCAAGAGAAGCACAGGCACAAATTATTGCCAAGGCTGTGGGACTGAATGGCGGAGGAAAAATAGCCATATGCAGAAGTGACGAGCATGTTACAGTTTGTATATTTATGAGTATTGGAATGATGTATTTAAATGAAGTTGTAGTGGGGCTTGGTCATAGGACTATTCCTGCTATAAAAAATTGA
- a CDS encoding DNA internalization-related competence protein ComEC/Rec2: protein MRRPVAFLCGAYVSGITVEFFLKLNNGMLFIMGVCATGTIIVSAYFYRNNRLRLNKRQLCLYFIAIILGISGAIQFSYQMHQEGVLEKNQGEYLQIRGKVISITEKDEENHKMIVLVRNLEGTGKLSEEERILVNIYGECPEYYKYQGKMVQTAGFIELPTPRRNPKTFDYKMYLKTKKIAVLMSVKPENIQVSDKRYNYYLNYISRIKYIFKCNISGILEDKIAGLLMGMLFGDNSGVEEELYETFQKNGICHVLSVSGLHVGCLYACMNALLGGKRNLRFYTIIIFVLFFYASLANFSPTVMRALIMIILHIISKYMYCRYDMFTSGAVTMAVMLFFNPMSLLNLGFQLSFLAIFSLAVIIPAAERICNKSVAGVLSIQAGMAPISAFAFNYFSFSSFIANIPVIFVSGILIPLGILLLFLSTIAMIIPEFWGFYDFLRSIFQITGILIEFFSKLLLFINDLSFIDKVSYKYTVSPPLWAMILYYCILFFISSEAFRIMWQRKHYKNIIKILMVIVFIALVFSNALKDGFEQVQLTFVDVGQGDCLLIKTKEGKTVLIDSGGSSQYDVGKKVLLPYLLKNGIKQIDFAIVTHLHTDHVGGLYTLARELPVKKLGVYEGNKLIADRIKEKSGIAEKDFVYLTKGQNLKIGKSLKIQILFPEKKTMEEYSEFLSNQRDENAGCLVMKITLEGVSVIMTGDIDTTGEKQIIESNSVNNLKADVLKVAHHGSRYGSSAAFLQAVRPHIAVIQVGKNTYGHPNEKTLQNLKQRVQGSIEMIQMELWA from the coding sequence TTGAGAAGGCCAGTAGCTTTTCTTTGTGGTGCTTACGTATCAGGCATTACAGTAGAATTTTTTTTAAAATTAAATAATGGTATGCTTTTTATTATGGGAGTCTGTGCTACAGGTACCATAATAGTTTCTGCGTATTTTTACAGGAATAACAGACTTAGATTGAATAAAAGACAACTATGTCTGTATTTTATTGCAATTATATTGGGAATATCGGGAGCAATACAATTTAGCTATCAGATGCATCAAGAAGGTGTATTAGAAAAAAATCAGGGAGAATATTTGCAAATCAGAGGGAAAGTAATTTCCATTACTGAGAAGGACGAGGAGAATCATAAAATGATTGTTCTGGTACGGAATCTTGAAGGAACAGGAAAACTAAGTGAAGAAGAACGTATATTGGTCAACATATATGGTGAGTGTCCGGAATATTATAAATATCAGGGGAAAATGGTACAAACTGCCGGCTTTATTGAACTGCCAACACCACGGAGGAACCCAAAAACCTTTGATTACAAAATGTATTTAAAGACAAAGAAGATTGCAGTACTTATGTCAGTAAAACCTGAGAATATCCAGGTCTCTGATAAGAGATACAATTATTATTTAAATTACATATCCAGGATTAAATATATTTTTAAGTGCAATATATCTGGTATATTGGAGGACAAAATCGCTGGACTGTTAATGGGCATGCTGTTTGGAGATAACAGCGGTGTAGAAGAAGAACTTTATGAAACTTTTCAGAAGAATGGAATCTGTCACGTTTTATCCGTAAGTGGTCTTCACGTAGGGTGTTTATATGCATGTATGAATGCTTTGCTGGGGGGGAAGCGCAATCTGAGATTCTACACAATAATTATTTTTGTGCTGTTTTTTTATGCATCTTTAGCTAATTTTTCACCTACTGTTATGAGAGCGCTCATAATGATTATTTTACATATTATTTCAAAGTATATGTATTGCAGATATGATATGTTTACATCTGGTGCAGTTACTATGGCAGTCATGCTGTTTTTTAACCCAATGTCCCTTTTAAATCTGGGATTTCAGTTATCATTTCTGGCTATATTTTCTTTGGCTGTTATTATCCCAGCGGCAGAAAGAATATGTAATAAAAGTGTGGCAGGGGTATTATCCATTCAGGCAGGCATGGCACCAATCTCAGCATTTGCCTTTAATTATTTTTCATTCAGCTCTTTTATAGCAAATATACCAGTAATTTTTGTATCAGGAATACTAATTCCATTAGGCATTTTATTATTGTTCCTTTCAACTATTGCCATGATTATACCTGAATTTTGGGGTTTTTATGATTTCCTCAGAAGTATTTTTCAGATAACAGGAATTTTAATAGAGTTTTTCTCAAAGCTGCTGCTTTTTATAAATGATTTGTCTTTTATTGATAAAGTCTCATATAAATATACTGTGAGTCCACCTTTATGGGCAATGATTTTATATTATTGTATATTATTTTTTATATCATCAGAAGCATTCAGAATTATGTGGCAGAGAAAGCATTATAAGAATATTATTAAGATTCTTATGGTAATAGTGTTTATCGCCCTTGTTTTTAGTAACGCTTTAAAAGATGGATTTGAACAGGTTCAGCTTACCTTCGTTGATGTTGGACAGGGAGATTGTTTATTAATTAAAACCAAGGAAGGAAAGACTGTTCTCATAGACAGTGGAGGCAGCAGTCAGTATGATGTGGGCAAAAAAGTGCTTCTTCCTTATCTATTAAAAAATGGTATAAAGCAAATTGATTTTGCTATTGTAACACATTTACATACGGATCACGTGGGAGGGCTTTATACATTAGCCAGAGAACTTCCAGTTAAAAAGTTGGGGGTATACGAAGGAAACAAGTTAATCGCTGATCGGATAAAAGAAAAATCAGGTATAGCAGAAAAAGATTTTGTCTATCTGACAAAAGGGCAGAATCTCAAAATTGGGAAAAGCCTTAAAATACAAATCTTATTTCCTGAGAAAAAGACCATGGAAGAATATTCAGAGTTTTTAAGCAATCAAAGAGATGAAAATGCCGGATGTTTAGTAATGAAAATAACCCTGGAAGGTGTTTCTGTCATCATGACTGGAGACATAGATACAACAGGGGAAAAACAAATAATAGAAAGCAATTCTGTTAACAACCTGAAAGCAGATGTACTGAAAGTTGCCCACCATGGAAGCAGATACGGAAGTTCTGCAGCATTCCTGCAAGCGGTCAGACCTCACATTGCAGTTATACAAGTAGGAAAAAACACCTATGGACATCCTAATGAGAAGACTTTACAAAACTTAAAGCAGCGTGTGCAGGGGTCTATAGAAATGATACAGATGGAGCTGTGGGCATAG
- the holA gene encoding DNA polymerase III subunit delta — translation MAYQYKQTEKEHAFQTISKDLKSDKVGPVAALFGREQYLVSWSCEQIIDKYINPACKELDLSVLEEEKISVDTIKEACETFTMMSEKRVVIVKNFPLLEGVKMKGFTESQEAELAEYVKGIPESCILIFTGNSADKRKKLFKSINDNGQTYEFEALNEKALKSFVEKRFRSAGKVTKPSIINEFIQNTGYFHKEADYTLYNLENDIRKIIAYSEGQEILLSDVLATVSGNLETSVFAMLDAISIGRKDEAYILLNALLSAGENLYMILSLIASQFETILEVKEMLEEGKNQKQIQGILKIHEFRIKKAMSFAGRYSVNNLRKILTKVYEIDRNIKTGILEQNLALELFIAQI, via the coding sequence ATGGCATATCAATATAAACAGACAGAAAAAGAACATGCATTTCAAACTATATCTAAAGACTTGAAATCAGATAAGGTGGGGCCAGTGGCTGCACTTTTTGGACGAGAACAGTATTTAGTCAGCTGGTCTTGTGAGCAGATTATTGATAAATATATTAATCCTGCATGTAAGGAGCTGGATTTATCTGTGCTGGAAGAAGAAAAAATCAGCGTGGATACTATAAAAGAAGCCTGCGAAACTTTTACGATGATGTCCGAAAAAAGGGTAGTGATCGTTAAAAACTTTCCTTTGCTGGAAGGAGTAAAAATGAAAGGCTTTACTGAAAGTCAGGAAGCAGAACTGGCTGAATATGTAAAAGGTATTCCAGAAAGCTGTATATTGATTTTTACGGGAAACAGCGCAGACAAAAGAAAAAAACTTTTTAAATCAATCAATGATAATGGACAGACTTATGAGTTTGAGGCTTTAAATGAAAAAGCACTAAAGTCCTTTGTGGAAAAGAGATTCAGGTCAGCGGGAAAAGTAACAAAGCCATCCATTATTAATGAATTTATACAAAATACCGGGTATTTTCATAAGGAAGCTGATTATACATTATACAATCTTGAAAATGATATTCGGAAAATAATTGCCTATAGTGAAGGGCAGGAAATCTTACTGTCAGATGTATTGGCTACCGTTTCAGGAAATCTTGAAACCAGCGTATTTGCTATGCTTGATGCCATCAGCATAGGAAGAAAAGATGAGGCTTACATTTTACTTAATGCCCTGTTAAGCGCAGGGGAGAATCTGTATATGATTCTTTCATTAATTGCTTCTCAGTTTGAAACTATTTTAGAAGTAAAGGAAATGCTGGAAGAAGGAAAAAATCAGAAACAGATACAGGGAATATTGAAAATTCATGAATTCAGAATTAAAAAAGCCATGTCTTTTGCTGGCAGATATTCTGTTAACAATCTGAGAAAAATATTGACAAAGGTTTATGAAATAGACCGGAATATCAAGACTGGAATACTTGAACAAAATTTAGCACTTGAACTTTTTATAGCACAGATTTAG
- a CDS encoding EamA family transporter has product MSKQVKADSMLMLVTLCWGVSYLMMDICLKEIGPLTLNAYRFLIAFFAAIILVFPKMKTVNKHTIKYSALIGLALTVVYIGATYGLCIPLYPMLDFCVL; this is encoded by the coding sequence ATGTCAAAGCAGGTAAAAGCAGATTCGATGTTAATGTTGGTTACGTTATGCTGGGGTGTATCCTATTTAATGATGGATATCTGTCTGAAAGAAATAGGCCCGCTAACATTAAATGCCTATAGATTCTTGATTGCATTTTTTGCAGCCATTATATTGGTTTTTCCAAAGATGAAAACAGTAAATAAACATACGATAAAATATAGCGCATTGATTGGGCTTGCTTTAACAGTAGTTTATATTGGGGCAACCTATGGGTTATGTATACCACTTTATCCAATGCTGGATTTTTGTGTGCTTTAA
- a CDS encoding DMT family transporter translates to MCALTVVITPILTFFIKKEAPNKKLILVFILCLVGIGLMTLNGQFKPALGDILCIMGAFAYAVDLVITDKAVHKEEVNAFQLGVYQLGFTGLYMLVLALLLEKPVLPSSPGVWESMLFLSVFCTGVAFIVQVVAQQYTSATHVGVIFAIEPVFAAIAAFLFAGEVLLPRGYLGAALMMAGILIMEVDFKSIFTKKDTPEELKLENSKE, encoded by the coding sequence TTGTGTGCTTTAACAGTAGTTATTACCCCAATTCTGACATTTTTCATTAAAAAAGAAGCACCGAATAAAAAATTAATTCTGGTATTTATTTTATGTCTCGTTGGAATCGGATTAATGACTTTAAATGGGCAGTTTAAACCAGCTCTGGGGGATATACTCTGTATCATGGGTGCTTTTGCCTATGCTGTAGATTTAGTCATTACTGACAAAGCAGTACATAAGGAAGAAGTTAATGCTTTTCAGCTGGGGGTTTATCAGTTAGGGTTTACAGGTTTATATATGCTTGTTTTAGCTTTACTGCTGGAAAAACCCGTATTGCCAAGCAGCCCGGGGGTATGGGAATCTATGTTGTTTCTTTCTGTATTTTGCACAGGGGTTGCCTTTATTGTCCAGGTTGTGGCCCAGCAGTATACATCAGCCACCCACGTGGGGGTAATTTTTGCTATTGAACCTGTGTTTGCGGCTATAGCTGCCTTCCTTTTTGCAGGGGAAGTATTACTGCCAAGAGGATATTTAGGAGCAGCGCTGATGATGGCAGGTATTCTTATAATGGAAGTTGACTTTAAAAGTATTTTTACTAAAAAAGATACTCCGGAGGAGTTGAAATTGGAAAATTCTAAAGAGTGA
- the nuoE gene encoding NADH-quinone oxidoreductase subunit NuoE: protein MCEKCGSQDQNYTADFKELAPVLEKYGKVPGSLITILQKAQDIYGYLSIDAINYISQQTGIKPAKIYGVATFYAQFRLQPIGKYLIMLCKGTACHVNGADLIEEAICEYLNIHDGETTEDGLFTLNNVACLGCCSLAPVMMVKSADGDETYGNLTKDSVKKVLADIQARA from the coding sequence ATGTGTGAAAAGTGTGGTTCACAAGACCAAAACTATACTGCCGACTTTAAGGAGTTAGCTCCCGTGTTGGAGAAGTATGGTAAAGTGCCAGGAAGCTTGATAACAATCTTGCAGAAAGCACAGGACATTTACGGATATTTATCCATAGATGCAATCAATTATATCTCACAGCAGACTGGAATAAAGCCAGCCAAAATTTATGGGGTTGCGACATTCTATGCACAGTTCAGGCTGCAGCCAATTGGTAAGTATTTAATTATGCTTTGCAAGGGTACAGCATGTCATGTAAATGGTGCAGATCTAATAGAGGAAGCAATTTGTGAATACTTAAACATTCACGATGGAGAAACAACCGAAGATGGGTTGTTTACTTTAAATAATGTGGCATGTTTAGGCTGCTGCTCACTTGCACCTGTTATGATGGTTAAGAGTGCCGATGGGGATGAAACCTATGGTAACCTGACAAAGGACAGTGTAAAAAAAGTTCTTGCGGATATCCAGGCAAGGGCATAG